A region of Oxyura jamaicensis isolate SHBP4307 breed ruddy duck chromosome 5, BPBGC_Ojam_1.0, whole genome shotgun sequence DNA encodes the following proteins:
- the SLIRP gene encoding SRA stem-loop-interacting RNA-binding protein, mitochondrial — protein sequence MAAASAVRALRRARRVFDIFVADVPWTVSSKELKEYFSQFGAVQRCQLPFDKDTGFHKRYCWIKFSSPEDVQNILQKDSHILEGSKLSVKLQQSRRHNQQKEEKE from the exons atggcggcggccAGCGCGGTGCGGGCGCTGCGGCGTGCCCGGCGGGTCTTCGACATCTTCGTGGCCGACGTGCCCTGGACGGTGTCGAGCA AGGAGCTGAAGGAGTACTTCTCGCAGTTCGGGGCCGTGCAGAGGTGCCAGCTGCCCTTC GACAAAGATACAGGCTTTCATAAACGTTATTGCTGGATTAAATTCTCATCTCCAGAAGATGTTCAGAATATACTTCAAAAGGATTCTCACATACTTGAAGGTTCCAAG cTCTCTGTCAAGCTGCAGCAAAGTAGAAGACACAatcagcagaaggaagaaaaagagtaa